DNA from Krasilnikovia cinnamomea:
GAGGCGGGACGAAGCCGGACACCTGCTCGCGAAGTCGTCGTTGTGGCTGGTTCCCGCCGACCTTGAGACGCCGCCGGCGCCAGCCCCCGCTACCTCCGACGCGCGACCAACCCTCACCGTCCAGGTCGACCCCGCGTGGCTTGGTCAGCGTCGGCCGGAGGACGCGATCCGGCTGCGCGACAACCGCGGGCGACGGCGAAGGTTCATCGTCGCCGCTCTCGAAACCGGCGGCGCGCTCGCGTACGGGTCCCGCAACGCCTACATCGCCGATGGCACGCTGCTCGACTCCGACGGCCGCACTACCCGGGCAGGTGGCATTCCACCGGTGCCGCGCCGGCTGCTGCTGCGCCCCGGCGACAGGCTGGTGCTGACCGACGACCTGACTCCGGTGGAACCGCCCGCGCCCGGGGAGACCGCGCGCATCGGCTGCACACTTGCGGAGGCCGTCGCCGCGCTGCGGACCGGCCAACCCGTGCTGCTGGACGACGGCGCCATCGAGGCCACCGTGGAGTCCGTCGCCTCAGGCGAGGCAACTCTGCTGATCACCCGCACCAAGCCAGGCGGGCAGCGGCTGGGTGCGGAGAAGGGCATCAACCTTCCGGAAACCCACCTTCCACTGCCGGCACTGACCGCAGAGGATCAGTCGCTTCTGCCATTCATCGCCGCCCACGCCGACGCCGTTGCCGTGTCGTTCCTGCGGTCGGTGGCCGACATCGACCATGTTCTCGAGGCATTGGATCAGATCCCGGCGCCCGGTCTGGGACTCATCCTCAAAATCGAGACCGGACCCGGCTTCCGAGAACTGCCGTCAATGCTGCTGGCCGCGATGCGCCGTGCCCGCGTCGGCGTCATGATCGCCCGTGGGGACCTCGCCGTCGAGGTCGGGTTCGAGCGGCTCTCCGAGGTGCCCCGGCAGATCCTCGCGCTTTGCGAGGCGGCTCACGTGCCGGCCATCTGGGCGACCCAGGTGCTCGAGACGCTGGCCAAGACGGGGCAGCCCTCACGGGCCGAGATCACTGACGCCGCCACCGCACAGCGCGCCGACTGCGTCATGCTCAACAAGGGTCCCTACATCGTCGAGGCGATCCGCGCGCTGGACGACATCCTCGCCAGGATGGGACGGGTACAGCGAAAGAGCCGGACACTACTGCGACCGATCCATTCCTGGGCAGACCAGTAACGGCATTTTTCAGAAGGCAGTGCAGCTGTGCACGTTCCCCGCCGAAGAGCCCCGCCGGCACCGGGCCAGGGACCGACTTCAGGCGCTGGAGTGTGGGCAGCCGCCGGGCCGATCGTCACGGTAGAGGGAACCGACGTGCAGGCGCCGGCTCGGGTCCCGGTGCCCGCTAAACCGCGCCACACCATGGCGCCGGCGGGTACTTGCAGGACGGTGCCGTCGGTGAAGTGCGCGGTGACGGGAACGCAGGACGGGTTGTCGGCGATGTACGTGCGCCCCTGGCCGGTGGTCAGCACGGCGTAGGTGGCCAGGTCGGCGGTGACGGTGGGGTCGGGGGTGCCCCAGTAGGCCAGGGCGGAGATCCAGTGGTAGGTGTGGGCGCGGGTCTCGCCCCATTCCGGTGTGTAGGGAAGGGTGTTGAGGCGGGTCAGGGCCTGGGCGGGGTCGGCGATGGCCAGGAAGGACCAGATGACGTCCTGCCACTGGGTTTCGCTGCCGCCCTTGCTGGTGCGCAGTTCCTCGACGCTGGCGAGGACGGCCGGCTTCCAGGCGCCGTGGTAGAGCGATCCGGTGGTGATGGGCAGCATGTTGATGCCGTGGATGTACTCGGGGTCGCTGCTCCACCAGGTGGCGTAGGCGCCGCCGTCGCCCCAGACGATGCCGAGGGTGTGGTGCGGGTATCCGGGTGGGTGCACCTGGTGGGCGGTGTCGAACCAGTATTCGCCGATGGCGGTCTGCTCGGTGGCGTACAGGTAGATGTCGGTGTCTCGTAGCGCGGTGTCCCCGGTGGCGGCTGCGAACAGGATCATCCCGGTGGCGAGCGTCATGGCCTCGGAGGACGACTCCTGGTTGTCACCGGCGGCGAACCCGGCGTGGCCGGAGGCCCAGGAGTGCCCCTGGTACGGGTCGAGGGTACGCAGGAACGGGAAGCGCGCGTCGGTGCGGTCGGTGTTGGCGACGTCTTTGATCAGCAGCTTGACCATGGCGCCGTACCGGGCGTCGGTGGCCCAGGCCGGGTCGTAACGGGCCAGAGTCGCGGTGGCCAGGACGAAGTAGCCGTAGTCGAAGTGGTGGTCGTTGAGTTCGGTGTCCGAGCCGTAGGCGGCTGGGTATCCGATCAGCGTGGTCCAGCCGGAGTGGTAGGCGAACAGCCGCGTGGTCTCGGTGTCGGCGGCGGTCAGCCAGTCGGTCAGCCGGTCACGGACCAGGCTCAGCAGCCGGTCGCGGGTCTCGGTGCGGCCGATCTGGTCGGCGATCGGGACGAGCGCGGCCAGCCGCCACAGCGCCTTGCCGGTCCAGTACGTGTCGGTAGCGCCCTGGAATGGGTCGGCCTGGGCGAGGACCGCGTCGATACCGTTGGCGAGCCGGGCGGTGTCGGCGTCGGCGGCCGCCGGCAGGGCGGAAACGACGCCGGTGAACGCCAGCCGGGTGGTGAACTGCGCGCCCTCGTGCAGCCGCAGCTCGCCCCGGGATGAGCTGTAGCGGTATCCGGTGAGGGGATCGGTGCTGTGGCACCACTGGTGCGGGTACAGGGCCAGGAGCGTGCCGGTGGTATCGCCCTCGAGCGCAGTGGTGATGGCGGTGTAGGTGGTCGTCAGCTCGGCGGTGACCGGATCGTAGCGCCAGCCGACCCGGGTATCGGCGACGGCCGCGAACGCGTACGTGGTGAACAGCCCGAGCGCGTCGCGGGCGGGTAGCAGCGCCACCGTGACGTATGCGGCCGAGTCGGCGGTGGCGGCCGTCGGGCTCACCGTCCAGGACCGGCCGGTGGGGGCAAACAGGGCGTAGTCGTGGTCGCGGACAGTGATCCCGAGGACGTTGCCCGCGTGGTGCCACACGTCGGGGGCGGCGGCCAGCCCGACCCGGGCCGCACCTCCGCCGATCTGGGCGTACACGTAGGGTAGGCCGTGCCCGATCGTGACCCGCAGCCAGCGGGTGCCGTCGGGCCACCACGGGCTGACCGTCCAGTCCGACCAGGCGTCCACCAGCGTTCGCGGCGCGTTGAGCCCGTCGACGCCGACGACGAGATCGTCGTGGTGGAGGTACTCGTAGGTGCGCCCGTCACCGGTGATCGTCAGTCCGTTCGGGTAGCCCACGCCGAGACCTCCCGGGCGGGCGTGGAAGCTCAGCGGGTCGGCGTACATGTTCTCCGAGTGCGGGTTGGCCGGGGACCGCTGCCAGATCAGCGACGACCACCAGTCGCCCGTCGGTACCGGCCGCGCGGCGGCCGCGGCGGTCACTTTCGGAAGCGTGGGCGCGCCGGTGGCATCCGAGGGCCCGGCGGCGCCCGGCGGCGGGCCGCTACGGTAGCTTCCCGCGCCCACCGCCACCGGCTCTGCGTACGCCGGGCCGGCGACCGCCACCGCGACGAACGTGCCTGCGGCCACCGCGAGCAGGGTGGACAGCACTGCGGCTGGCACCCGCCGCCACGGCCGAGACGGGGAAACAGACGACAGCAGACTCCTCGGCATGGTCTCCACGCCCTCCCTGACGCATGCAGGTTCCCGCGCGATGCCGGTCCGGGAAAGGCAGTGGAGACCATGGGGCCGGTGCGTGCACGAACCGGCAGGCGTACGATCGATCGCCTCCTGAACGACCGCTGGCCGACCGCGAGCTGGCCGGTGCCGTCACTTCCAGTCTGACGTCGACGGCTCCGCGAAGGCAGGGGCGAGGGTCCACTGTCGACTGTCAGCGGAGACGTCGATAGTGGTCTGCCGGTATGAACCGGCGTCCGGCCTGATCGCGACAGGAGCGGACCGCGCGGTCGGATGACGATCAGCTGGCAGGGCAGCCGATCCTGATGTAGATCGGCCAGTACACGTCATAGGTGACCGCGCCGTCATCCCAGTTGACATCGAAGGTGATGCTGGCCGTGTAGCCGTCCGGTGGCGCCTGCTGCCCCCCGGTCGCCGTCTGTCCGGGCAGGACCCGGTTCGGCATTCCGACAAGGGGGTGGCCGACCGGAGCAACCCGGATGTTCCCCAACGTGCCGGCCATCGAATGGGGGTTGGTGACCGACCATGTGATGAACCATTCCCCCAGTGCCGTGTCACACACCGCGCGGCCGGCAACCTCTGGCACCCGGTCGGCACCGGTCACCGCGGCGCCCGGGGAAGGGGCCGCGAGCAGCACCGTGACCGATGTTGCCAACCATGGCGCACCGACGAACCTGGCCCTGATCGGACTCATGGCGCACCTCCCTCGAAAGGGATTGTGTATCTGTGCTGGCGTCAGTTGTCGGGGCAGAGGCCGCAGGGCCTGCGTATGTCCAACCGGTCACGTCAGGCTCGCCGCGGCGGCCTCGAATGGCTACTCTCACTCTCACGCTAGTCGGTCTCGGTTCGCACGACCAGCCGGGACGCCGGTATGGGGCAAACGTCCCTCCCTTTTGGAGCTTTCGGCCCATGCGACGGAACATGTCGTGGTGCTGTGTCGTCGGCACACATCCGGTCGCGGCCGGGCGGGGTGGTACCACCCTCACCCGGCCGGTCTGACAAGCGGTAGCCTCACTACCCCCGCCTGAGCGACACAATCGAGAGATCAAAAGGCTGCGTCCCCCGGACCCTTCAGAAGACGAGCTCGCAGTTGACCAAGACCCGGATGGTGCCTTCACAGAAGTCGCGGCTGCCCGAACTGCCGTCGCCGACGTCGTTGTTGGGTGTGGCGGAGTCCGAGGGCAGCAGTGTGTCGTCACCGCCACCACCGTTGAGGTAATCGTTGCCGGCGTGGCCGGAGACCTCGTCGTTGCCGCCCTCGCCGTAGAGGCGGTCGTCGCCGCTACCGCCGATGACGAGGTCGTCGCCGGCGCCGCCGTACACCTGGTCGGGTCCGTCGCCGGCGTTGATCTCGTCGCGTTCCTCGCCGCCGTAGATGAGGTCTGTGCCGCCGAGGGTGCGGATGAGGTCGGCGCCGTTGCCGCCGTAGAGGGTGTTGTTGCCGTCTTCGCCCAGCATGGCGTCGCGGTCCTCGCCGCCGTCGGCCCAGTCGTTGCCGGGGCCGCCGTAGAAGCGGTCCATTCCGTCGCCGAGGCAGACGGTGTCGTTGCCGCCGAGGCTGAGTACGGTGTCGTCGCCGCTGTCGGCGACGATCACGTCCGCCTGGTCGGTGCCGTAGATGGTGTCGTCGCCGGTGGTGGCGACGATGGTGGCGGTCAGGCCGTTGCAGGTGGC
Protein-coding regions in this window:
- a CDS encoding pyruvate kinase; amino-acid sequence: MPEADEFAGFVIDSTRYDPGADRRIDDRVRRRLDPESFAAAVQMVAQVPPSRRTGKQQTHVWCRRFPGLGDDGQNPGRTGGNVMPDSLNMLIAKLDEILADLEAAVTGRDHDIDAVAPEHRRGARNLVRYTALRGQDVRELQNDLMDLGASSLASPEANVRAKVQAARNVLAALRGDPGPWDLTTIDDDLDAGDEILDRNARNLFGPPRAGRHTRIMVTLPSQAADDPALVADLITAGMDVARINCAHDNPDAWRQMIAHVRDASAAAGREVLVSMDVPGPKLRTGPITDGPAVGRARVRRDEAGHLLAKSSLWLVPADLETPPAPAPATSDARPTLTVQVDPAWLGQRRPEDAIRLRDNRGRRRRFIVAALETGGALAYGSRNAYIADGTLLDSDGRTTRAGGIPPVPRRLLLRPGDRLVLTDDLTPVEPPAPGETARIGCTLAEAVAALRTGQPVLLDDGAIEATVESVASGEATLLITRTKPGGQRLGAEKGINLPETHLPLPALTAEDQSLLPFIAAHADAVAVSFLRSVADIDHVLEALDQIPAPGLGLILKIETGPGFRELPSMLLAAMRRARVGVMIARGDLAVEVGFERLSEVPRQILALCEAAHVPAIWATQVLETLAKTGQPSRAEITDAATAQRADCVMLNKGPYIVEAIRALDDILARMGRVQRKSRTLLRPIHSWADQ
- a CDS encoding glycosyl hydrolase gives rise to the protein MPAAVLSTLLAVAAGTFVAVAVAGPAYAEPVAVGAGSYRSGPPPGAAGPSDATGAPTLPKVTAAAAARPVPTGDWWSSLIWQRSPANPHSENMYADPLSFHARPGGLGVGYPNGLTITGDGRTYEYLHHDDLVVGVDGLNAPRTLVDAWSDWTVSPWWPDGTRWLRVTIGHGLPYVYAQIGGGAARVGLAAAPDVWHHAGNVLGITVRDHDYALFAPTGRSWTVSPTAATADSAAYVTVALLPARDALGLFTTYAFAAVADTRVGWRYDPVTAELTTTYTAITTALEGDTTGTLLALYPHQWCHSTDPLTGYRYSSSRGELRLHEGAQFTTRLAFTGVVSALPAAADADTARLANGIDAVLAQADPFQGATDTYWTGKALWRLAALVPIADQIGRTETRDRLLSLVRDRLTDWLTAADTETTRLFAYHSGWTTLIGYPAAYGSDTELNDHHFDYGYFVLATATLARYDPAWATDARYGAMVKLLIKDVANTDRTDARFPFLRTLDPYQGHSWASGHAGFAAGDNQESSSEAMTLATGMILFAAATGDTALRDTDIYLYATEQTAIGEYWFDTAHQVHPPGYPHHTLGIVWGDGGAYATWWSSDPEYIHGINMLPITTGSLYHGAWKPAVLASVEELRTSKGGSETQWQDVIWSFLAIADPAQALTRLNTLPYTPEWGETRAHTYHWISALAYWGTPDPTVTADLATYAVLTTGQGRTYIADNPSCVPVTAHFTDGTVLQVPAGAMVWRGLAGTGTRAGACTSVPSTVTIGPAAAHTPAPEVGPWPGAGGALRRGTCTAALPSEKCRYWSAQEWIGRSSVRLFRCTRPILARMSSSARIASTM
- a CDS encoding calcium-binding protein produces the protein MAGMVNGLVPRRMVFAAGAVLTLVLAQATTASAAPATQTATCNGLTATIVATTGDDTIYGTDQADVIVADSGDDTVLSLGGNDTVCLGDGMDRFYGGPGNDWADGGEDRDAMLGEDGNNTLYGGNGADLIRTLGGTDLIYGGEERDEINAGDGPDQVYGGAGDDLVIGGSGDDRLYGEGGNDEVSGHAGNDYLNGGGGDDTLLPSDSATPNNDVGDGSSGSRDFCEGTIRVLVNCELVF